The Dickeya poaceiphila DNA window TTTTTATTTGCATTTTTTGTGAATGAGAAAACGGTAAGACCATAAAAAACAAAACTCGTGTCAAAAAACAGGTGCTACGCCACATGAATCAGAGTCTGCTTGTTACCAAACGCGATGGCAGTAAAGAGCGCATCAATCTGGACAAAATCCACAGGGTGATTACCTGGGCAGCAGAAGGGTTACACAATGTCTCTGTTTCTCAGGTTGAACTACGTTCCCATATCCAATTCTACGATGGCATCAAGACTGCCGATATCCATGAAACCATCATCAAGGCCGCCGCTGACCTGATCTCCCGCGAAAGCCCGGACTATCAGTATCTGGCTGCGCGTCTGGCTATTTTTCATCTGCGTAAAAAAGCCTATGGTCAGTTCGAACCGCCGAAGCTGTACGATCACGTGGTGAAAATGGTCGAAATGGGCAAATATGACCGCCATTTGCTGGAAGACTACACGGAAGAAGAATTCGCTCACATGGACGCTTTCATCGATCACTGGCGTGACATGAATTTCTCCTATGCAGCCGTAAAACAGCTGGAAGGGAAATATCTGGTCCAAAACCGCGTGACCGGTGACATCTACGAAAGCGCCCAGTTCCTGTACATTCTGGTCGCCGCCTGCCTGTTTTCCGGCTACCCGCGTGAAACTCGTCTGGATTACGTCAAGCGCTTCTACGACGCGGTATCGACATTCAAAATTTCTCTGCCGACACCGATCATGTCCGGCGTGCGTACCCCGACTCGCCAGTTCAGCTCCTGCGTGCTGATCGAGTGCGGCGACAGTCTGGACTCCATCAACGCCACCTCCAGCGCCATCGTGAAATACGTTTCCCAGCGCGCCGGCATTGGCATCAATGCCGGGCGTATTCGCGCGCTGGGCAGCCCGATCCGGGGCGGTGAAGCATTTCATACCGGTTGTATTCCGTTCTACAAACATTTCCAGACCGCGGTGAAATCCTGCTCGCAGGGTGGCGTGCGCGGCGGTGCGGCCACCCTGTTCTACCCGCTGTGGCATCTGGAAGTGGAAAGCTTGCTGGTGTTGAAAAATAACCGCGGCGTGGAAGGCAACCGCGTACGTCATCTTGACTACGGCGTACAGCTCAACAAATTGATGTACCAGCGTCTGGTCAAAGGCGGCGACATCACGCTGTTCAGCCCATCCGACGTGCCGGGGCTATACGATGCTTTCTTCAACAATCAGGATGAGTTTGAACGCTTGTATGTGAAATACGAGCAGGACGACAGCATTCGTAAGAAGCAGCTCAAAGCAGCGGAGCTGTTCTCGCTGATGATGCAAGAGCGTGCCTCCACGGGTCGTATCTATATCCAGAATATCGACCACTGCAACACACACAGTCCGTTTGACCCACAGGTTGCACCGGTGCGTCAGTCCAACCTGTGTCTGGAAATCGCATTGCCGACCAAACCGCTGGAAGACGTCAACGACGAAAACGGCGAAATCGCGCTTTGTACTCTGTCAGCCTTTAATCTGGGTGCCATCAGCTCACTGCACGAACTGGAAGAACTGGCGACATTAGCGGTACGTGCGCTGGATGCCCTGCTTGACTATCAGGACTACCCGATTCCGGCAGCCAAACGCGGCGCAATGGGCCGCCGTACCCTGGGCATCGGTGTTATTAACTTCGCCTACTATCTGGCAAAACACGGCGTGCGCTACTCCGACGGTAGCGCCAATAACCTGACGCACCGCACTTTCGAAGCAATTCAGTACTATCTGCTGAAAGCCTCGAACCAATTAGCACGTGAGCAAGGCGCCTGCCCGTGGTTCAACGAAACCACCTATTCGCAGGGCATTTTGCCAATCGATACCTACAAGCGTGATCTGGACGGCATTTGCAGTGAACCTCTGCACCATGACTGGGAAACGCTGCGTAAAGATATTCAGACCTATGGTCTGCGTAACTCCACGCTGTCTGCACTGATGCCGTCTGAAACCTCGTCGCAGATTTCCAATGCCACCAACGGCATTGAGCCGCCGCGCGGTCATATCAGCGTCAAAGCATCAAAAGACGGTATCCTGCGCCAGGTGGTGCCTGAGTACGAAACGCTGAAAGACGCCTACGAGTTGCTATGGGATATGCCGTCTAATGATGGCTACCTGCAGTTGGTCGGTTTGATGCAGAAATTCGTCGATCAAGCGATTTCCGCCAACACCAACTACGATCCGGCGCGTTTCCCGTCAGGAAAAGTGCCGATGACCCAGTTGCTTAAAGATCTGCTCACGGCGTATAAGTTCGGGTTGAAAACCCTCTACTATCAAAACACCCGCGATGGTGCCGAAGATGCGCAGGACGACCTGCTGGATACCGCACCGCAGGATGACGGCTGCGAAAGCGGCGCCTGTAAAATCTAAGCACGGTGCCGGGGACTTCCGTAACACGGGATATCCCCGGAATGACGATATTCCTCATCTCGTCGCGGCTGCTCGCTTCGGTAGAGCCGCGACACATGCCGAGGTTTAACAGCGCCGCCCTCAGGCAGCGCTGTTGGCTTGTTTGGAGAGACTATGGCCTATACCACTTTTTCACAGAATAAAAACGATCAGTTGCTGGAGCCGATGTTTTTCGGTCAGCCAGTTAACGTGGCACGCTACGATCAGCAAAAATATGAAATTTTCGAA harbors:
- the nrdA gene encoding class 1a ribonucleoside-diphosphate reductase subunit alpha, producing MNQSLLVTKRDGSKERINLDKIHRVITWAAEGLHNVSVSQVELRSHIQFYDGIKTADIHETIIKAAADLISRESPDYQYLAARLAIFHLRKKAYGQFEPPKLYDHVVKMVEMGKYDRHLLEDYTEEEFAHMDAFIDHWRDMNFSYAAVKQLEGKYLVQNRVTGDIYESAQFLYILVAACLFSGYPRETRLDYVKRFYDAVSTFKISLPTPIMSGVRTPTRQFSSCVLIECGDSLDSINATSSAIVKYVSQRAGIGINAGRIRALGSPIRGGEAFHTGCIPFYKHFQTAVKSCSQGGVRGGAATLFYPLWHLEVESLLVLKNNRGVEGNRVRHLDYGVQLNKLMYQRLVKGGDITLFSPSDVPGLYDAFFNNQDEFERLYVKYEQDDSIRKKQLKAAELFSLMMQERASTGRIYIQNIDHCNTHSPFDPQVAPVRQSNLCLEIALPTKPLEDVNDENGEIALCTLSAFNLGAISSLHELEELATLAVRALDALLDYQDYPIPAAKRGAMGRRTLGIGVINFAYYLAKHGVRYSDGSANNLTHRTFEAIQYYLLKASNQLAREQGACPWFNETTYSQGILPIDTYKRDLDGICSEPLHHDWETLRKDIQTYGLRNSTLSALMPSETSSQISNATNGIEPPRGHISVKASKDGILRQVVPEYETLKDAYELLWDMPSNDGYLQLVGLMQKFVDQAISANTNYDPARFPSGKVPMTQLLKDLLTAYKFGLKTLYYQNTRDGAEDAQDDLLDTAPQDDGCESGACKI